A genomic region of Streptosporangium lutulentum contains the following coding sequences:
- a CDS encoding HypC/HybG/HupF family hydrogenase formation chaperone has translation MEILSDRPDLAMVDVCGVKRAINIGLLEDESVLPGDWILIHVGFALSKIDEVEAKAALDFLESIGQAYEDEIEALRESMIEEG, from the coding sequence GTGGAAATCCTTTCTGACCGCCCTGATCTGGCCATGGTCGATGTCTGCGGGGTGAAGCGGGCGATCAACATCGGCCTGCTGGAGGACGAGTCCGTCCTGCCCGGCGACTGGATCCTCATCCACGTCGGGTTCGCGCTGTCGAAGATCGACGAGGTGGAGGCCAAGGCCGCGCTCGACTTCCTGGAGAGCATCGGGCAGGCGTACGAGGACGAGATAGAGGCCCTGCGCGAATCCATGATCGAA